In the genome of Catenovulum adriaticum, one region contains:
- a CDS encoding glycoside hydrolase family 2 protein, with protein MNKLAKLKFTLVLLASISLFSNQLNAKWSAQADVMLTPWGEQITPDNVWQQYPRPQLQRQNWLNLNGLWQYAVVDRKAAEPKDWQGDILVPFAIESPLSGVGKRLEQQALWYQTQFNFNHSTKQAHILHFEAVDYACKVWLNDQYVGAHQGGNLPFKFDVSAAIKNGANKLIVRVIDDTDAADRYQLRGKQTQDNRGIWYTPVSGIWQTVWLESVHPTHIDSLKAVAQANGQLKVGLNLANNKQGISAKLDVLFNNQRIASATSNNAEFNLHLNKVKTWSPDKPNLYDLKIQLFDANHKLIDTVTSYVGFRTVGRQQDANGNWLFTLNGQSIFHWGPLDQGWWPDGLLTPPSEAAVLYEMDYLKQAGFNMIRKHKKVESRRYYYLADKMGFLVWQDQVSGGVDTNGGKQEWPIWHQTSQTYPDRMQGEIEAHWPTWAHQQYMDELTIMLDVLSNHPSIVVWTTFNERWGQHNTLKVGEFVELYDPTRHLNIASGGNFFPIGDIADAHHYPEPKFLLDAKEFTGYIKVVGEFGGHGWPVKNHVWAPDREKMIYGNMPKTLSEYQQRYIRSINNLGELKKRGIAAGVYTQTSDVETEINGLLTYDRKAQKLTAEQLKQIHQSAGLIE; from the coding sequence ATGAACAAATTGGCAAAGTTGAAATTTACCCTTGTGTTGCTGGCGAGCATTAGCTTGTTCAGCAACCAACTGAACGCTAAGTGGTCGGCGCAAGCAGACGTTATGTTAACGCCTTGGGGAGAACAAATTACTCCTGACAATGTGTGGCAACAATATCCGCGTCCGCAGTTACAAAGACAAAACTGGCTTAACTTAAATGGCTTGTGGCAATACGCTGTAGTTGATCGCAAAGCTGCTGAGCCAAAAGATTGGCAAGGCGACATTCTTGTACCTTTTGCCATCGAGAGTCCACTTTCTGGTGTCGGCAAAAGGCTTGAGCAACAAGCTTTGTGGTATCAAACACAATTTAATTTTAACCACAGCACTAAACAAGCGCATATTCTGCATTTTGAAGCAGTCGATTATGCCTGCAAAGTGTGGCTAAACGACCAATATGTTGGTGCACATCAAGGCGGTAATTTACCATTTAAATTTGATGTTAGTGCAGCGATAAAAAATGGCGCAAATAAACTGATTGTGCGGGTAATTGACGACACTGACGCGGCAGACAGATATCAACTGCGTGGTAAACAAACCCAAGATAATCGTGGCATTTGGTACACACCTGTTTCTGGTATTTGGCAAACAGTTTGGCTTGAGAGTGTTCACCCTACGCATATAGATTCTTTAAAAGCAGTGGCTCAAGCAAATGGCCAACTCAAGGTCGGATTAAACTTAGCCAATAACAAGCAAGGTATTAGCGCTAAATTAGATGTGTTGTTTAATAACCAACGTATTGCCTCAGCTACTTCGAACAATGCTGAATTTAATTTGCACTTGAATAAAGTTAAAACTTGGAGCCCAGATAAGCCTAATTTGTACGACTTAAAAATTCAGCTGTTCGATGCCAACCATAAACTAATTGACACTGTTACTTCGTATGTTGGATTTAGAACCGTCGGACGGCAGCAAGATGCAAACGGCAATTGGTTATTTACTTTAAATGGACAGTCAATATTCCATTGGGGACCGCTTGATCAAGGTTGGTGGCCGGATGGTTTGTTAACGCCGCCGAGCGAAGCCGCGGTTTTGTATGAAATGGATTACTTAAAACAAGCTGGTTTTAACATGATCCGCAAACACAAAAAGGTTGAGTCACGCCGTTATTATTACCTTGCCGACAAAATGGGTTTTCTCGTTTGGCAAGATCAGGTTTCTGGCGGTGTAGATACCAATGGCGGTAAACAAGAATGGCCGATTTGGCATCAAACTTCACAAACTTACCCAGACCGTATGCAAGGTGAAATTGAAGCACATTGGCCAACATGGGCGCATCAACAATACATGGATGAATTAACAATCATGTTGGATGTTTTATCCAACCACCCAAGTATTGTGGTTTGGACTACCTTTAACGAGCGTTGGGGACAACACAACACGTTAAAAGTGGGCGAGTTTGTTGAGCTGTATGATCCAACTCGGCACTTGAATATTGCCAGTGGTGGTAACTTTTTCCCAATTGGTGACATTGCTGATGCGCACCATTATCCAGAACCTAAGTTCTTATTAGATGCTAAAGAGTTTACTGGTTATATCAAAGTGGTTGGCGAATTTGGTGGTCATGGTTGGCCAGTTAAAAACCATGTTTGGGCACCGGATAGAGAAAAGATGATTTATGGCAACATGCCAAAAACACTCAGTGAATATCAGCAAAGGTATATTCGCTCAATCAATAACTTAGGCGAATTGAAGAAACGCGGTATTGCGGCAGGCGTGTATACCCAAACCAGTGATGTTGAAACCGAAATTAATGGCTTATTAACTTATGATCGCAAAGCGCAAAAGTTAACGGCTGAACAATTAAAACAAATACATCAATCCGCTGGGTTAATTGAATAA
- a CDS encoding aldose epimerase family protein, translating into MFKTNKTSLALACMSTLLLSACHQAKVNQSLSGVEVSAEKWGEADKQTVHLYTLKNSQGMTVKLSDWGGYIQSIIVADRKGEFADVLVGYDSWDEYYNDCCYAGPIVGRFGNRIGKAQFSIDGQTYQLSANDGGANKDINQLHGGFKGLHKRLWQSELIENGVQLSYLSKDGEEGYPGNLQIKLNITLSDDNELQFEYFATTDKKTHVNLTSHTYFNLSGDMQTDIEQHVLQINANKITPVDQYLIPTGELEPVVGTPFDFTSAKKIGRDIRQPNKQLRYGGGVDKQHGGYDHNWVFTDYDGSLKNQVSLHDPVSGRLLEIYTQEPAIQFYSGNFMDGTMLGKNGQPVKFRYGLALEPQHYPDSPNQASFPSTLLVPGDTYHTISSYKFSVK; encoded by the coding sequence ATGTTTAAAACAAATAAAACAAGTTTGGCGCTCGCTTGCATGAGTACGCTGTTGTTGAGTGCCTGTCATCAAGCTAAGGTAAATCAATCTTTATCTGGCGTTGAAGTTTCAGCTGAAAAATGGGGTGAAGCGGATAAGCAAACTGTGCATTTATATACGCTGAAAAATAGCCAAGGTATGACAGTTAAATTGTCTGATTGGGGCGGTTATATTCAGTCGATTATCGTGGCTGATCGCAAGGGGGAATTTGCTGATGTCTTGGTTGGCTACGATAGTTGGGATGAATATTACAACGACTGTTGTTATGCAGGGCCAATTGTAGGGCGTTTTGGTAATCGTATTGGCAAAGCACAATTCAGCATTGACGGACAAACTTACCAGTTATCGGCCAATGATGGTGGTGCGAATAAAGATATCAATCAACTGCACGGTGGTTTTAAAGGTTTACACAAAAGGCTTTGGCAAAGTGAGTTAATCGAAAATGGTGTGCAACTAAGTTATCTATCGAAAGATGGTGAAGAGGGTTATCCGGGCAACTTGCAGATAAAACTCAACATCACTTTATCTGATGATAATGAATTGCAGTTTGAATACTTTGCGACCACAGATAAAAAGACTCATGTGAATTTAACTTCGCATACTTATTTTAATTTATCTGGTGATATGCAAACGGACATTGAACAGCATGTGTTGCAGATTAACGCTAATAAAATCACCCCAGTTGATCAATATTTAATACCAACTGGCGAGCTTGAACCTGTAGTTGGGACGCCATTTGATTTTACCTCGGCTAAAAAAATAGGCCGAGATATCCGCCAACCGAATAAGCAGCTTAGATACGGCGGTGGGGTTGACAAACAACATGGTGGTTACGATCACAATTGGGTATTTACTGACTACGACGGCAGTTTAAAAAATCAGGTGAGTTTGCACGATCCTGTCAGCGGCCGTTTGTTAGAAATTTATACCCAAGAGCCAGCTATCCAGTTTTACTCGGGTAATTTTATGGACGGCACTATGTTGGGCAAAAACGGCCAGCCAGTTAAGTTTCGTTATGGCTTAGCGCTTGAACCTCAGCATTACCCTGATAGCCCAAATCAAGCTAGTTTCCCGTCGACTTTATTAGTGCCGGGCGATACTTATCACACCATTTCAAGCTACAAGTTTAGCGTTAAATAA
- a CDS encoding family 43 glycosylhydrolase, with protein sequence MKLHTITKNVLAALGLVGLVASVQAAQLKVSDIRIDGQKQQVSKKVKHQSQAQLLLAEERASYQVSAEIKLNDSGRAGLIFRSFAGQPGYTTGLDTAKQSVFLATTDKTITEKNFKVDKNKWYKLKLLVRNNHFVLYIDDQVIRSDAYPMYDAVDNSYSSGQLGLFSTSDDAQIRNVEVTDYQPKNELVTYTNPVQLNCADPGLLTYQSTYYAYCTYTPDFPMMRRGIRLYTSKDLVNWQDQGFVLKNEDSWGTSRHWAPDVVEKDGKFYMYYAVDERIAVATSDSPMGPFVQKVQQPMQPDSIKIDAHVFTDDDGKRYFYYVSFDNGNHLWGAELNDDMMSVKQSTMTHLIAPVEPWETHMANVAEGAVVIKHKGYYYMTYSGSHFESPHYSIGYAVAEHPLGPWKKYSGNPIMKSTTYAHGTAHHSLAKSPDGKEWFVVYHQHYSLTQTEPRKISIDRMRFVPLTNGPDILQTWGPTVTPQPLPSGVVEQ encoded by the coding sequence ATGAAACTCCATACAATTACAAAAAATGTGTTAGCAGCTTTAGGTTTAGTTGGTTTAGTCGCAAGTGTACAGGCTGCGCAGCTCAAAGTGAGTGACATCAGAATAGATGGGCAAAAGCAGCAAGTGAGTAAAAAAGTAAAACACCAATCTCAAGCTCAATTGTTATTGGCTGAAGAAAGAGCGTCTTACCAAGTAAGCGCCGAAATAAAACTCAATGACAGCGGCAGAGCCGGTTTAATCTTTCGTTCATTTGCGGGACAACCGGGTTACACCACAGGCTTAGATACAGCTAAACAAAGTGTCTTTTTAGCCACAACAGATAAAACAATTACTGAAAAGAATTTTAAAGTGGATAAAAACAAGTGGTACAAACTCAAGCTGTTGGTGCGCAATAACCACTTTGTTTTATATATCGACGACCAAGTTATTCGCTCGGATGCTTATCCTATGTATGACGCGGTTGATAATAGCTATAGCTCAGGCCAACTCGGTTTATTTTCAACTTCGGATGATGCGCAAATCCGCAATGTTGAAGTAACAGATTACCAACCAAAAAATGAGTTGGTTACTTATACTAACCCTGTGCAATTAAACTGTGCTGATCCGGGTTTATTAACTTATCAATCAACTTATTACGCTTATTGTACCTACACGCCAGATTTTCCAATGATGCGTCGGGGCATTCGTTTGTATACCTCTAAAGATTTAGTGAATTGGCAAGACCAAGGTTTTGTTTTAAAAAACGAAGATTCGTGGGGCACTTCACGTCATTGGGCACCAGATGTAGTTGAGAAAGACGGCAAATTTTATATGTATTACGCGGTGGATGAGCGTATTGCAGTTGCAACTTCCGACTCACCTATGGGGCCATTTGTGCAAAAAGTCCAACAGCCTATGCAACCTGATTCAATCAAAATTGATGCGCATGTATTTACCGATGACGACGGCAAACGTTATTTCTACTACGTTAGTTTCGACAATGGTAACCACTTATGGGGTGCTGAGCTAAATGACGACATGATGTCGGTAAAACAATCGACTATGACACATTTAATTGCACCAGTAGAGCCGTGGGAAACCCATATGGCGAATGTTGCAGAAGGTGCAGTTGTGATTAAACACAAGGGCTACTATTACATGACTTATTCGGGTAGCCATTTTGAAAGCCCACATTATTCAATTGGTTATGCGGTAGCTGAACACCCATTGGGGCCGTGGAAAAAATATTCAGGTAATCCAATTATGAAGTCGACCACTTATGCGCATGGCACTGCCCATCATAGTTTAGCTAAATCACCTGACGGTAAAGAATGGTTTGTGGTTTATCACCAACATTACAGCTTAACCCAAACTGAACCACGCAAAATTTCAATCGACCGTATGCGTTTTGTACCACTAACAAATGGCCCTGATATTTTACAAACTTGGGGGCCAACTGTTACACCTCAGCCTCTGCCTAGCGGTGTAGTGGAGCAGTAA